Proteins encoded by one window of Nicotiana tabacum cultivar K326 chromosome 10, ASM71507v2, whole genome shotgun sequence:
- the LOC107825967 gene encoding carrot ABA-induced in somatic embryos 3-like: MASGQQQRSELDARARQGETVVPGGTGGKSLEAQEHLAEGRSRGGQTRKEQLGTEGYQELGQKGGQTRKEQIGREGYQEMGRKGGLSTTEKSGGERAAEEGVDIDESKFSTS; encoded by the exons ATGGCTTCAGGGCAACAACAACGTTCAGAACTTGATGCAAGAGCTAGACAAGGAGAGACGGTGGTtcctggtggcactggtggcaaGAGCCTTGAAGCTCAAGAGCATCTTGCTGAAG GGAGGAGCAGAGGAGGGCAAACAAGAAAGGAACAGCTAGGAACAGAAGGGTACCAAGAGTTGGGACAAAAAGGAGGACAGACAAGGAAAGAGCAAATAGGGAGAGAAGGGTACCAAGAAATGGGTCGAAAAGGTGGACTTAGTACAACTGAAAAATCTGGTGGTGAACGTGCCGCTGAAGAAGGCGTTGACATTGATGAATCCAAGTTTAGCACCTCTTAA